One Fontisphaera persica DNA window includes the following coding sequences:
- a CDS encoding DUF58 domain-containing protein: MSNALLSPELLRRLEQFQLLARRRAKSAARGERRSRARGHSVEFADYRPYVAGDDLRYLDWNLYGRLERLFLKLYEEERELPVLILLDASESMAFGEPAKFDYARQVAAAMGYVALCGFDRVSVAVFPEHAEEAVARRGLRMVRGRKSALQFFDLLAQLVPGGAADLNGALRRAALETRQTGAAVVISDFLDPAGYEEGLKALVGRGFQVHAVQVLAPEELAPATYGDLRLVDAETGGVQEVTFGRFRLRAYQQAVAGYVQRLREYCAARGVSFFSVSSATPLEELLLRQLRAAEVWA, translated from the coding sequence ATGTCGAATGCCTTGCTCAGTCCGGAGTTGCTGAGGCGATTGGAGCAGTTTCAGCTCCTTGCGCGCCGCCGCGCCAAAAGCGCCGCCCGCGGCGAGCGCCGCAGCCGGGCGCGCGGTCATTCGGTGGAGTTTGCGGATTACCGCCCGTATGTGGCGGGGGATGATTTGCGGTATTTGGACTGGAATCTTTACGGGCGGCTGGAGCGGTTGTTTCTGAAATTGTACGAGGAGGAGCGGGAATTGCCAGTGCTCATCTTGCTCGATGCCAGCGAGAGCATGGCTTTCGGGGAGCCGGCCAAGTTTGATTATGCGCGGCAAGTGGCTGCGGCCATGGGGTATGTGGCCTTGTGCGGGTTTGACCGGGTGAGTGTGGCGGTTTTCCCTGAGCATGCGGAGGAAGCGGTGGCACGGCGGGGGTTGCGGATGGTGCGGGGACGCAAATCGGCCCTGCAATTTTTTGATTTGCTGGCGCAGCTTGTACCGGGCGGGGCGGCGGACTTGAACGGGGCGCTGCGCCGGGCGGCCCTGGAGACGCGGCAGACGGGGGCGGCGGTGGTCATCAGCGATTTTCTGGACCCGGCCGGTTACGAGGAGGGGTTGAAGGCTCTGGTGGGCCGGGGCTTTCAGGTGCACGCGGTGCAAGTGTTGGCGCCGGAGGAACTGGCGCCGGCCACTTATGGCGATTTGCGGCTGGTGGACGCCGAGACCGGCGGGGTGCAGGAGGTGACCTTTGGCCGGTTTCGTCTGCGCGCCTACCAACAGGCCGTGGCAGGGTATGTGCAACGGTTGCGCGAGTATTGTGCGGCGCGCGGGGTCAGTTTTTTCAGCGTAAGCTCAGCCACGCCGCTGGAGGAGCTGTTGCTGCGGCAATTGCGGGCCGCGGAGGTGTGGGCATGA
- the csrA gene encoding carbon storage regulator CsrA, with amino-acid sequence MLILSRKIGESIIIAGRITVKIVRVEGDVVKVGIQAPSDVPVHREEVYREIQNNNREALTSGRPAIPKLRPETAPSARTKARPCECHSRTLNTEPNPQTINRK; translated from the coding sequence ATGTTGATTCTCTCACGCAAAATCGGCGAAAGCATCATCATCGCCGGGCGCATTACGGTGAAGATTGTCCGGGTGGAAGGCGACGTGGTGAAAGTGGGCATACAGGCGCCTTCCGATGTGCCGGTGCACCGCGAGGAGGTGTACCGGGAAATCCAGAACAACAACAGGGAAGCGTTGACCAGTGGCCGGCCGGCCATTCCGAAATTGCGGCCGGAAACGGCGCCTTCTGCCCGAACAAAAGCACGGCCCTGTGAGTGTCATAGCAGGACGTTAAACACTGAACCCAACCCACAAACCATCAACAGGAAGTAA
- a CDS encoding BatA and WFA domain-containing protein, with protein sequence MNWLAPEALVFAAALPVVVLFYLLKRKRVVRLVSSTVLWQRFIAESQASRPFQKLRHNWLLWLQLLLLTLVILALTRPYFGGEQKLARLRVVILDGSASMQCTDVTPNRFEAARAEFLKWLNSLRDEDQVVLLLAGAQTVVKQSATSHKPALRRAAQDCAPADVPTRLQEALRMAETLIRNQNEAEIHLFSDGAAAGLEEFAHANLPLVYHRVGERGRNVGWVGGDVRAHPEDPARRAVIGRLFNPMTNEVVVEVELAFEGQAVERQAVMAPPTNTVPVLFTLQQPRDGVVQLHIKTEDDLAVDNQLWLMSHLPRPVRTLLVTQGNRFLERALRAQPSVQLAVQPQLWGNAAGYDLVVLDNVLPATWPETSLLAIHVQGTNWFERVGSLQNPTIVDWRANHPVLRFVGFDNVWIREALTVPPPPWGTVLVETRETPLIVAGEINRHRVLWLGFDPLQSNWPLIFTFPIFMANAVEWLNPPGAAGQGMVKAGEPLRWVLPKATAGRGRVILPDGREEPLPLEAGRAEVVFGATTRVGRYQMEAGTNRVSFCVNLADAQETATAPREELVMGTYTRAAAMTKAPANLELWRWLAAAGLLVLMWEWWYYHKRTV encoded by the coding sequence ATGAACTGGCTGGCGCCGGAGGCGTTGGTGTTTGCGGCGGCGCTGCCGGTGGTGGTGTTGTTTTATCTGCTCAAGCGCAAGCGCGTGGTGCGGCTGGTTTCCAGCACGGTGCTTTGGCAGCGCTTCATTGCCGAGTCCCAGGCCAGCCGGCCGTTTCAGAAATTGCGGCACAACTGGTTGTTGTGGCTGCAACTGCTGTTGCTGACGTTGGTGATTCTGGCGCTCACGCGCCCTTATTTTGGCGGGGAGCAAAAGCTGGCGCGGCTGCGGGTGGTGATCTTGGACGGCTCAGCTTCCATGCAATGCACCGATGTGACTCCCAATCGTTTTGAGGCGGCGCGCGCGGAGTTTTTGAAATGGCTGAACAGCCTGCGGGATGAAGACCAGGTGGTGCTGCTGCTGGCCGGGGCGCAGACGGTGGTCAAACAATCGGCCACTTCGCACAAGCCGGCCCTGCGGCGCGCAGCGCAGGATTGCGCGCCGGCGGATGTGCCCACGCGGTTGCAGGAGGCGTTGCGCATGGCGGAAACGCTCATCCGCAATCAGAACGAAGCCGAAATTCATTTGTTCAGTGACGGCGCGGCGGCCGGGCTGGAGGAGTTTGCGCATGCCAACCTGCCGCTGGTGTATCATCGCGTGGGGGAGCGGGGGCGGAATGTGGGCTGGGTGGGGGGCGATGTGCGGGCGCATCCGGAAGACCCCGCCCGGCGCGCCGTTATCGGGCGGCTTTTCAATCCCATGACCAATGAGGTGGTGGTGGAGGTGGAACTGGCCTTTGAAGGGCAGGCGGTGGAGCGGCAGGCGGTGATGGCGCCGCCCACCAATACCGTGCCGGTGTTGTTCACTTTGCAGCAGCCGCGGGATGGCGTGGTGCAACTGCACATCAAAACTGAGGATGACCTGGCGGTGGACAATCAATTGTGGCTGATGAGCCATTTGCCGCGGCCGGTGCGGACCTTGCTGGTGACCCAGGGCAACCGGTTTTTGGAGCGGGCCTTGCGGGCGCAGCCGTCAGTGCAGTTGGCCGTGCAGCCCCAGCTCTGGGGGAACGCGGCAGGCTATGATTTGGTGGTGCTGGATAATGTCCTGCCGGCCACCTGGCCGGAGACGAGCCTGTTGGCCATTCACGTGCAGGGCACCAACTGGTTTGAGCGGGTGGGGAGCCTCCAGAATCCCACCATCGTGGACTGGCGGGCCAACCATCCGGTGTTGCGGTTTGTTGGCTTTGATAATGTATGGATACGGGAGGCGTTGACGGTGCCCCCGCCTCCTTGGGGCACGGTGCTTGTCGAGACGCGCGAGACACCCTTAATCGTCGCCGGTGAAATCAACCGGCATCGGGTGTTGTGGCTGGGCTTTGATCCGTTGCAGAGCAACTGGCCGCTGATATTTACCTTTCCCATTTTTATGGCCAATGCCGTGGAATGGCTGAATCCGCCGGGCGCGGCGGGACAGGGGATGGTGAAGGCCGGTGAACCGCTGCGCTGGGTGTTGCCCAAGGCCACGGCCGGCAGGGGCAGGGTAATCCTGCCGGATGGACGCGAAGAACCCCTGCCGCTCGAGGCCGGCCGCGCCGAAGTGGTTTTTGGCGCCACGACTCGGGTGGGTAGGTATCAAATGGAGGCCGGCACCAATCGTGTTTCGTTTTGTGTCAATCTCGCCGATGCGCAGGAAACAGCCACCGCGCCGCGGGAGGAACTGGTCATGGGCACCTATACCCGTGCGGCGGCCATGACCAAGGCGCCGGCCAATTTGGAATTGTGGCGCTGGCTGGCGGCGGCGGGGTTGCTGGTGCTGATGTGGGAGTGGTGGTACTACCACAAGCGGACGGTGTGA
- a CDS encoding Gfo/Idh/MocA family protein: protein MHPQIQAWTRRRFLQRALWGGGALCLAAGPNLLASSRERQRLRVAVIGCGGAGTGCVGVAAMERLVALVDVDERKLAAAWRAASSHGQQPRVFRDYRRMLEICGEELEAVFIATPDHHHAPAASRCLALGKAVFVEKPLAHNIAEARALRRAARRAMVPTQMGNQGHSSEGYRLLCEHIWAGAIGEVRETHSLLEREPAAESAGDMAASAPPWLEWDLWLGPAAERPYRPGLHPAGWRMAVDFGTGVLGDMGCHVLDGVFWAFKLWQVERYTVECLAQTPAASPEAHPRHNVICWRIPERADFPALTVYAYDSVWPPKIRELERRLGEKLRGGTVYWGDKGVMFTGPQGEGPRFLPSSEQDAFPKPPKKIERPGKNGYREFLDACRGHPPASSNFEMAGPLTEFVLTGVLASRAGVGQALAWDSTRLTVAGRADLQPLVRRSYRAGWEVEGVRG, encoded by the coding sequence GTGCATCCGCAGATTCAGGCCTGGACGCGGCGGCGTTTCCTGCAACGTGCCTTGTGGGGAGGGGGTGCGTTGTGCCTGGCGGCGGGGCCGAACTTGCTGGCTTCCTCGCGGGAGCGGCAACGGTTGCGGGTGGCGGTCATTGGCTGTGGCGGGGCGGGGACGGGATGCGTGGGGGTGGCGGCCATGGAGCGGCTCGTTGCGCTGGTGGACGTGGACGAGCGCAAGCTGGCCGCCGCCTGGCGGGCTGCGTCCAGTCATGGGCAGCAACCGCGCGTCTTTCGGGATTACCGGCGCATGCTCGAAATTTGCGGGGAGGAGTTGGAGGCGGTGTTCATTGCCACGCCGGACCATCATCACGCGCCGGCGGCCTCGCGTTGCCTGGCCCTGGGGAAGGCGGTGTTTGTGGAGAAACCGCTGGCGCACAATATCGCTGAGGCGCGGGCCTTGCGGCGGGCGGCGCGGCGGGCGATGGTGCCCACCCAGATGGGCAATCAAGGCCACAGCAGCGAGGGTTACCGGCTTTTGTGCGAGCATATATGGGCGGGCGCCATTGGGGAGGTGCGGGAAACGCACAGTCTCTTGGAGCGCGAACCAGCGGCGGAGAGTGCCGGCGACATGGCCGCATCTGCGCCGCCGTGGTTGGAGTGGGATTTGTGGCTGGGGCCGGCCGCCGAGCGGCCCTATCGGCCGGGCTTGCATCCCGCGGGCTGGCGGATGGCGGTGGATTTTGGCACGGGGGTCTTGGGGGACATGGGATGTCACGTATTGGACGGGGTGTTTTGGGCGTTCAAATTGTGGCAGGTGGAGCGTTACACCGTGGAATGCCTGGCGCAAACGCCCGCTGCTTCGCCGGAGGCGCATCCACGCCATAATGTAATTTGCTGGCGCATTCCGGAGCGCGCCGATTTTCCCGCGCTGACGGTTTATGCTTATGACAGCGTCTGGCCGCCTAAAATTCGCGAGCTGGAGCGGCGCCTGGGCGAAAAACTGCGCGGGGGCACGGTGTATTGGGGGGACAAGGGCGTCATGTTCACCGGCCCGCAGGGGGAAGGCCCGCGTTTTTTGCCGTCCAGCGAGCAGGATGCTTTTCCCAAACCCCCAAAGAAAATTGAGCGTCCGGGCAAGAATGGGTACCGCGAGTTTTTGGATGCGTGCCGTGGCCACCCTCCGGCCAGCTCTAATTTTGAAATGGCCGGGCCGCTGACGGAGTTTGTGTTGACCGGGGTGCTGGCGAGCCGGGCAGGAGTGGGGCAGGCCTTGGCGTGGGACAGTACGCGGCTGACGGTGGCGGGGCGGGCGGATTTGCAGCCGCTGGTGCGGCGCAGTTATCGAGCGGGCTGGGAGGTGGAGGGAGTGCGGGGATGA
- the fliW gene encoding flagellar assembly protein FliW, translating to MKVAETVEARPWAADANQVLHFPAGLLGFENLKQYVLLGSPEEAPFLWLQVVDEPNLAFVVVPPAAVVENYTPDLSDEDVEFLGLQSPEDALVLNIVTVRGPTRATVNLKGPLVINRRTLVGKQVIPHNAAEYPVNHPLAVGE from the coding sequence ATGAAAGTTGCCGAAACAGTTGAAGCCAGGCCGTGGGCGGCAGATGCCAACCAGGTGCTCCATTTCCCCGCTGGGCTGTTAGGTTTTGAGAACCTCAAACAATACGTCCTGCTGGGGTCGCCGGAGGAAGCGCCGTTCTTGTGGCTGCAGGTGGTGGACGAACCCAACCTGGCTTTCGTGGTCGTGCCGCCGGCCGCGGTGGTCGAGAATTACACCCCCGATTTGAGTGACGAAGACGTGGAATTTTTAGGGCTGCAATCGCCCGAAGATGCTCTGGTGCTGAACATTGTGACAGTGCGTGGGCCGACCCGTGCCACGGTAAATTTGAAAGGGCCGCTGGTGATCAACCGGCGGACGCTGGTGGGCAAACAGGTCATCCCGCATAACGCGGCGGAGTATCCTGTCAACCATCCTCTGGCCGTGGGTGAATGA
- a CDS encoding HDOD domain-containing protein: protein MQEIDDFIASARHLPPAPQVLPRLMQTLATPNVPLSDVIQLINVDPGLTASVLQRCNSAYFRGSLPAETVFEAVTRLGFNQIFRLVTSLSGTQLFKGSHQSYGLKEDELWKHSLTAAAAAQVIAQDLGDDENVAFTAALLHDVGKIVLAQVLEHIYDRLVQEIESRPCDAADTEKQLLGVHHGEVGGRLLAQWKFPPHLVAAVWSHHQPEAAGPHKRLASIVHIANLTAYFLGSGYGYQAFALRGSPSALEVLNITSDQIPAYVLRTRDLIESIFALLRLHN from the coding sequence ATGCAGGAAATAGACGATTTTATAGCCAGTGCCCGGCACCTGCCCCCGGCGCCGCAAGTTTTGCCACGGTTGATGCAGACCTTGGCCACGCCCAACGTGCCGTTGAGCGATGTCATTCAACTCATCAACGTGGACCCAGGCCTCACGGCCAGCGTCCTGCAACGCTGCAACAGCGCCTATTTCCGCGGCAGCTTGCCGGCGGAAACCGTTTTTGAGGCAGTCACCCGCCTGGGTTTCAACCAGATTTTCCGGCTCGTCACCTCCCTCAGCGGCACGCAGCTTTTCAAAGGCTCGCATCAATCCTATGGCCTGAAAGAAGATGAACTGTGGAAACACAGCCTGACGGCCGCCGCTGCCGCCCAGGTCATCGCGCAAGACCTGGGGGATGACGAAAACGTCGCCTTCACCGCCGCCCTGCTGCATGATGTCGGCAAAATTGTGCTGGCCCAGGTGCTCGAGCACATCTACGACCGTCTGGTGCAGGAAATCGAGAGCCGTCCGTGCGACGCCGCCGATACGGAAAAACAATTACTCGGTGTGCACCATGGCGAAGTTGGCGGGCGCCTGCTGGCCCAGTGGAAATTCCCTCCCCACCTGGTGGCGGCCGTCTGGAGCCATCACCAGCCAGAAGCGGCCGGCCCGCATAAACGCCTGGCCTCCATTGTGCACATCGCCAACCTCACCGCCTATTTCCTGGGCAGCGGCTATGGTTACCAGGCCTTCGCCCTGCGGGGCAGTCCGTCCGCGCTGGAAGTCCTGAACATCACCTCAGACCAGATTCCTGCTTACGTTCTCCGCACCAGGGATTTAATCGAGTCCATCTTCGCCCTCCTGCGGTTGCACAATTAA
- a CDS encoding helix-turn-helix domain-containing protein, producing MEATFGKSPTVLEPAQSAAAQAPHASPKQHRRASERAPKKNAPAPVSPFAENDRTIAEILTQSSIYQDYERAFEEITGLPVSFKPLESWQLPHHGKRHEHPLCAMIAEKSRSCAVCLQIQQKLSEAAQTEPHTLTCPIGLTDTAVPVRLGERLIGFLQTGQVFRKAPTEAQLDRTARLIAEWGIHIDREELRHIYFNTKLIPPKHYEAIVKLLTIFAQHLAIVSNQILMQRANAEPPVITRAKEYIQAHQAEDLSLSMVARAVNTSSFYFCKMFKKVTGLNFTDYVSRVRIEKAKNLLLNPNLRISEIAFEVGFQSLTHFNRVFKKITGHSPSEYRALLPHAGKLEG from the coding sequence GTGGAAGCAACTTTTGGCAAGTCGCCAACCGTGCTTGAGCCGGCGCAGTCTGCGGCGGCCCAAGCCCCCCATGCTTCCCCCAAACAACACCGACGCGCATCCGAACGCGCCCCCAAAAAGAACGCCCCCGCGCCCGTTTCACCTTTCGCCGAGAACGACCGCACCATCGCGGAGATTCTGACCCAGTCTTCCATCTACCAGGATTACGAGCGCGCCTTTGAGGAAATCACCGGCCTGCCCGTCAGCTTCAAGCCGCTGGAATCGTGGCAACTGCCGCATCACGGCAAACGCCACGAGCATCCCCTCTGCGCGATGATTGCGGAAAAAAGCCGCTCCTGCGCGGTGTGCCTTCAAATCCAGCAAAAACTTTCCGAGGCCGCCCAGACTGAGCCGCACACCCTTACCTGCCCCATCGGCTTGACGGATACCGCCGTGCCCGTACGGCTGGGCGAGCGCCTCATCGGTTTTCTGCAAACAGGCCAGGTCTTTCGGAAAGCGCCGACGGAGGCGCAACTGGACCGCACCGCGCGGCTGATTGCCGAGTGGGGCATCCACATTGACCGCGAAGAATTGCGGCATATTTATTTCAACACCAAACTCATTCCCCCCAAGCACTACGAAGCCATTGTCAAACTGCTCACCATCTTTGCGCAACATCTGGCCATCGTGAGCAACCAGATTCTCATGCAGCGCGCCAACGCGGAGCCGCCCGTCATCACCCGCGCCAAGGAATACATTCAGGCGCATCAGGCCGAGGACCTTTCACTCTCCATGGTGGCGCGGGCCGTGAACACCAGCAGCTTCTACTTCTGCAAAATGTTCAAGAAGGTCACCGGCTTGAACTTCACCGATTACGTCTCGCGCGTCCGCATCGAAAAAGCGAAAAATCTGCTCCTCAATCCCAACCTGCGCATCAGCGAAATCGCCTTCGAGGTGGGCTTTCAGTCCCTCACCCACTTCAACCGCGTCTTCAAGAAAATCACCGGCCACTCCCCCTCCGAATACCGCGCGCTCCTTCCGCACGCCGGCAAACTGGAAGGATGA
- a CDS encoding chemotaxis protein CheD — protein MLRDKIVALGSMSVENRPLCTLHTPPLGTAVAVAIFDPVNSVGGLLACILPDSTLDEARGLDQPCLFVDTGLQALLNEFTRQGGQLSQAHLHAAGGMEVIDGEKAYDLGPRNAQMLQNLLPVYGLTLASAELGGYFSVSLSLDLDTGEIVVKRPGQQTKPDLCRK, from the coding sequence ATGTTAAGAGACAAAATAGTGGCGCTGGGCAGCATGAGCGTGGAAAACCGTCCCCTCTGCACTTTGCATACCCCTCCCTTGGGGACGGCGGTGGCCGTCGCCATTTTTGACCCCGTGAATTCCGTGGGCGGCCTGCTGGCCTGCATTCTGCCGGACTCGACACTGGATGAAGCCCGTGGCCTTGACCAGCCTTGTCTATTTGTGGATACGGGGTTGCAGGCGTTGTTGAATGAATTTACCCGCCAGGGCGGCCAACTGTCCCAAGCCCACCTTCATGCAGCCGGGGGCATGGAAGTCATTGATGGGGAAAAAGCCTATGACCTGGGGCCGCGCAATGCCCAAATGCTGCAAAACCTTCTGCCCGTGTACGGTTTGACCCTGGCAAGTGCGGAGCTGGGAGGTTATTTCAGTGTTTCCTTGTCGCTGGATTTGGATACAGGCGAAATCGTGGTCAAACGTCCCGGCCAACAAACCAAGCCCGACTTATGCAGGAAATAG
- a CDS encoding RHS repeat-associated core domain-containing protein produces the protein MAQSFTHLFSTKYHDWETGLSYYGHRYYSPATGRWPNRDPIGEKGGQNVYAFCGNDSQNKVDVLGLWKSGGHTSLTRQAFEQAFPGALKSFPCAETVLDRLIHWNLTQDDGIAFKQNFRHFNRDIDTPVGSQAARFIRLYSSYLGVEQRNFDRALSKRPVTNDDCEKALEAMGRLMHSWQDYYAHSVVLTRTGHDHTLWTAQPPITGSPENPGGTGGRIVPSSWGGLGDTGEHGGGEPGGAEGNARQQAAVVFTTPKLKANMERWAVKCACYCGGRF, from the coding sequence CTGGCGCAGTCGTTCACCCATCTCTTCTCCACCAAATACCACGATTGGGAAACTGGCCTCTCTTATTACGGCCACCGCTACTACTCCCCCGCCACCGGCAGGTGGCCAAACAGAGACCCCATCGGGGAGAAAGGTGGTCAGAACGTCTATGCGTTTTGTGGCAATGACTCGCAGAACAAGGTGGATGTTCTTGGGCTGTGGAAGTCGGGTGGGCACACCTCGCTCACAAGGCAGGCTTTTGAACAGGCCTTTCCAGGGGCGTTAAAGTCCTTTCCTTGCGCGGAAACAGTGCTGGACAGGCTGATTCACTGGAACTTAACACAAGACGACGGGATAGCATTCAAACAGAACTTCAGGCACTTCAACAGGGACATTGATACACCTGTCGGGAGCCAAGCCGCCCGCTTTATCAGGCTTTACAGTAGCTATCTGGGTGTAGAGCAGAGGAATTTTGACCGTGCCTTGAGCAAGAGGCCGGTGACGAACGACGACTGTGAGAAGGCCCTTGAGGCGATGGGGCGGCTCATGCACTCTTGGCAGGATTACTACGCCCACAGTGTAGTCCTCACGCGCACGGGGCATGATCATACGCTCTGGACAGCGCAACCGCCAATCACGGGGTCGCCCGAGAATCCAGGTGGAACAGGTGGCCGGATTGTTCCAAGTAGCTGGGGTGGCCTCGGAGATACAGGTGAGCACGGGGGTGGCGAACCTGGTGGTGCTGAGGGCAATGCACGGCAGCAAGCCGCCGTCGTGTTCACGACACCGAAACTCAAGGCCAACATGGAGCGCTGGGCTGTCAAGTGCGCGTGCTATTGTGGTGGGCGATTCTGA
- a CDS encoding RHS repeat-associated core domain-containing protein, protein MSSTPVNLGAPNLELRFGYDWLGRRVSKVVSNKVGTAWQLQSRWRYVYDGWNMIAEVEEVTGEVRTHVWGVDVSGTPQGAGGVGGLLAVVVHSGTNAGTYFPAYDGNGNVMGYVRAADGVWVAQYEYGPFGELLRATGPLAQAFHHLFSTKYHDWETSLNYYGHRYYSPAQGRWLSRDPIGELGGNNLYACVANDTINLFDPVGLCAGSCGTTLAVALPSFKNPLPDIHKGLCTWLEGKIRGYLNTAEDIRAWNRFVSGTANDIELTESEMGTVLAAAPAFQAELKKQAQDCKTNPFYWFNRTTQVGDSIGNPWSASIGRVTINLTTSCACRTLTWEACIFDKYDFDPTWFLGGRQPTAEMKTILVWAAQNVAQCGWKEFHHKGCKDGFIAN, encoded by the coding sequence ATGAGCAGCACGCCGGTGAATTTGGGCGCGCCGAACCTGGAGTTGCGGTTTGGGTATGACTGGTTGGGGCGGCGGGTGAGCAAGGTGGTGTCGAATAAGGTGGGGACGGCATGGCAGTTGCAAAGCCGGTGGAGATATGTGTATGATGGGTGGAACATGATCGCCGAAGTCGAAGAAGTGACGGGCGAGGTGCGCACGCACGTGTGGGGTGTGGACGTGTCGGGCACGCCGCAGGGGGCGGGGGGCGTGGGGGGTCTTTTGGCGGTGGTGGTGCACAGCGGGACGAATGCGGGAACGTATTTTCCGGCGTATGACGGGAATGGGAACGTGATGGGGTACGTGCGGGCGGCGGATGGGGTGTGGGTGGCACAATACGAGTACGGCCCCTTTGGCGAACTCCTCCGCGCCACCGGCCCCCTGGCGCAGGCGTTCCACCACCTCTTCTCCACCAAATACCACGACTGGGAAACCAGCCTCAACTACTACGGCCACCGCTACTACTCCCCCGCCCAAGGCCGCTGGCTGAGCAGAGATCCCATCGGGGAGTTGGGAGGGAACAACCTGTACGCTTGCGTTGCAAACGATACAATTAACCTTTTCGATCCAGTTGGGCTTTGCGCCGGTTCCTGTGGAACCACGTTGGCGGTGGCTTTGCCTAGCTTCAAGAATCCGCTGCCGGACATTCACAAAGGGCTTTGCACCTGGTTGGAGGGGAAAATTCGAGGCTATCTGAATACCGCGGAGGACATTCGAGCGTGGAATAGGTTCGTTAGTGGCACGGCGAATGATATTGAACTGACGGAGTCTGAGATGGGGACGGTATTGGCAGCAGCGCCAGCCTTCCAAGCTGAATTAAAAAAGCAAGCGCAAGACTGCAAGACAAACCCGTTTTATTGGTTTAACCGAACGACACAAGTCGGGGATTCGATTGGAAATCCATGGTCTGCTTCAATTGGGCGAGTTACCATCAACTTGACCACATCCTGCGCTTGCCGGACTCTGACTTGGGAAGCGTGTATCTTTGACAAATACGACTTCGATCCAACTTGGTTTTTAGGCGGTAGACAGCCCACAGCCGAGATGAAAACGATCTTGGTTTGGGCTGCACAGAATGTTGCTCAATGTGGGTGGAAAGAATTTCATCATAAAGGGTGCAAAGATGGATTTATCGCGAACTAA
- a CDS encoding RHS repeat-associated core domain-containing protein has product MGGLVATVIHNGPDAGVYFPVYDGNGNVTGYVRASDGGVVAQYEYGPFGELLRATGPLAKDFNHLFSTKYFDWETGLSYYGHRYYSSTAGRWLSRDLIEENGGVNLYGFVYNRPITHIDADGRVLVESVVLGTTLGTASSGGAGVTLTITAGGGSAAAVGAGGALVAGGVWVAGVAVAGLAAYQVYEIHKIDQQNAQAEVMIQEQEQLLKELQENQRKEPRAYAKVAESLNPKTCCKFIWDAAGLGGNAAHHAYISRLFQPNYELIVIAPDGETARYDAGSTFPGPVTAAYEAKTGRRWAGTVKRPEWTYVMNKIFSRDLQQFGRQQRVALKCKLSYSIFFQQRFGFVGYSQNAPQYAPYYQFRP; this is encoded by the coding sequence GTGGGTGGTTTGGTGGCGACGGTGATTCACAACGGCCCGGATGCGGGGGTGTATTTTCCGGTGTATGACGGGAATGGGAATGTAACGGGATACGTGCGGGCCTCTGACGGTGGCGTGGTGGCGCAATACGAATACGGCCCGTTTGGTGAACTTCTTCGTGCCACCGGCCCCCTGGCCAAGGACTTCAATCACCTCTTCTCCACCAAATACTTTGACTGGGAAACCGGCCTCTCTTACTACGGCCACCGCTACTACTCCTCCACCGCCGGCCGGTGGCTGAGCAGAGATTTGATTGAGGAGAACGGTGGGGTAAATCTGTATGGCTTTGTTTATAATCGCCCAATTACCCACATTGATGCCGACGGAAGAGTCCTTGTCGAATCCGTTGTCCTTGGAACCACACTGGGAACTGCGTCTTCTGGAGGGGCCGGAGTTACGCTTACAATAACGGCAGGCGGCGGAAGCGCGGCAGCGGTTGGCGCAGGCGGAGCACTCGTTGCAGGTGGCGTGTGGGTGGCCGGTGTCGCGGTGGCCGGATTGGCTGCATATCAGGTTTACGAAATTCACAAAATTGACCAGCAAAACGCCCAAGCAGAGGTGATGATTCAGGAACAGGAGCAACTGCTCAAGGAGTTGCAGGAAAACCAACGCAAAGAGCCGCGAGCGTACGCCAAAGTGGCGGAGAGTCTAAACCCCAAAACGTGCTGCAAATTCATTTGGGACGCCGCAGGACTTGGCGGAAATGCCGCTCACCATGCTTATATCAGCCGGTTGTTTCAGCCGAACTACGAATTGATTGTCATAGCTCCAGATGGAGAGACAGCAAGGTATGATGCCGGATCAACCTTTCCAGGACCCGTTACCGCCGCCTACGAAGCAAAAACTGGCCGGCGGTGGGCGGGAACGGTCAAACGTCCCGAGTGGACGTATGTGATGAACAAAATATTCAGCAGAGACCTTCAACAATTCGGCCGGCAACAAAGAGTGGCTCTAAAGTGTAAACTTTCTTACTCGATCTTTTTCCAGCAGCGATTTGGTTTCGTTGGATATAGCCAGAATGCGCCCCAATATGCTCCCTACTATCAATTCCGCCCTTGA